One Streptococcus gallolyticus subsp. gallolyticus DSM 16831 DNA window includes the following coding sequences:
- a CDS encoding glycerate kinase: MHILIAPDSFKESLSALDAAKTIQRGFKKALPNATFDLMPIGDGGEGTLETLTDGLHLRRDSHIVTGALGQPVEAHYATNGQLAVFEMADICGLEKVPLDKRNPLTLTTKGVGEMIGHLVDLGIKEIMIGVGGSSTNDGGIGMAAGLGYRFFDESGQEVAAVGDNLGNITTISYEDYHWDLSQVELTIITDVTNPLCGPNGATYVFGGQKGLANEKFASVDKDMEQFYQSFFPVILDLAGAGAGGGMAAGLAAFTGGRIISGIDAVLDMLNFDRRVQVADVVIVGEGRMDKQSLSGKAPVGVASRTPRGKLVIAICGSLKDDLPDFPVANIQAAFPIISGVDSLENTLAQAPQNLERTAQNIGNLLAFTKR; this comes from the coding sequence ATGCACATATTGATAGCACCCGATTCATTTAAGGAAAGTTTATCTGCCCTCGATGCGGCAAAAACCATTCAAAGGGGATTTAAAAAAGCACTGCCAAATGCGACTTTTGACTTAATGCCGATTGGCGACGGTGGCGAAGGAACCTTGGAGACCTTAACTGATGGCTTGCACCTAAGGCGTGATAGCCATATTGTTACGGGAGCATTAGGTCAGCCTGTGGAAGCTCACTATGCGACCAATGGTCAATTAGCTGTTTTTGAAATGGCTGATATATGTGGCTTGGAAAAAGTTCCACTTGATAAGCGCAATCCGTTAACATTAACGACAAAAGGTGTCGGTGAAATGATTGGACACCTTGTTGACCTTGGTATCAAAGAAATCATGATTGGCGTTGGCGGCAGTTCCACTAATGATGGTGGTATTGGAATGGCAGCAGGATTAGGCTATCGTTTCTTTGACGAGTCTGGTCAAGAAGTTGCTGCAGTTGGTGATAATCTTGGAAACATCACAACGATTTCCTATGAAGATTACCATTGGGATTTATCACAAGTTGAGCTAACAATTATTACTGACGTTACCAATCCACTATGCGGTCCTAATGGCGCAACCTACGTTTTTGGTGGACAAAAAGGGCTTGCAAACGAAAAATTTGCAAGTGTAGATAAGGATATGGAGCAATTTTACCAAAGCTTCTTCCCAGTAATCCTTGATTTAGCGGGAGCAGGAGCAGGCGGCGGAATGGCAGCAGGGCTAGCTGCGTTTACTGGCGGACGAATTATCTCTGGTATCGACGCAGTCCTTGATATGCTTAACTTTGACCGTCGAGTCCAAGTTGCGGATGTCGTCATTGTTGGTGAGGGACGCATGGATAAGCAAAGTTTGTCTGGGAAAGCCCCTGTTGGCGTTGCTAGTCGTACGCCAAGAGGCAAATTAGTTATTGCCATTTGCGGTAGCTTAAAAGATGATTTGCCAGACTTTCCAGTTGCTAATATTCAAGCAGCTTTTCCGATTATCTCAGGCGTCGATTCTTTGGAAAATACGCTAGCGCAGGCACCTCAAAATCTAGAACGCACCGCCCAAAATATTGGCAATCTACTAGCCTTTACCAAACGTTAA
- a CDS encoding NUDIX hydrolase codes for MEKWDAYLANGQKTGCILTRGQSIPDDLYHLAVDCLVQHVDNDILFVQRHLEKEAFPGFFEASAGGSALYGEDSKQAVRRELLEETGLVPVELTFSKRTVYKDDNCIMDSYLALVNSPKDTITLQNSETISYQWVAKEKLKAFLETHPVVPRHRLLIETLFLDD; via the coding sequence ATGGAAAAATGGGATGCTTATTTAGCAAATGGGCAAAAAACAGGTTGTATCTTAACGCGTGGTCAGTCAATTCCTGATGATTTGTACCACTTGGCAGTAGATTGTTTGGTGCAACATGTTGACAATGATATTTTGTTTGTGCAAAGACATTTAGAAAAAGAGGCTTTTCCAGGATTTTTTGAAGCTAGTGCAGGCGGATCTGCTCTTTATGGTGAGGATTCTAAACAAGCTGTTCGACGTGAGTTACTGGAAGAAACTGGGCTTGTACCAGTTGAATTAACATTTTCAAAAAGGACTGTTTACAAAGATGACAACTGTATCATGGATAGCTACCTTGCTCTGGTAAATTCTCCCAAAGATACCATAACTCTCCAAAATAGCGAAACCATTTCGTACCAATGGGTGGCAAAAGAAAAGTTAAAAGCATTTTTAGAAACACACCCAGTCGTTCCACGACACCGCTTACTGATAGAAACATTATTTTTAGATGATTAA
- the murT gene encoding lipid II isoglutaminyl synthase subunit MurT, with amino-acid sequence MKVNTLMGITAGKSAHFVLSKMGRGSTLPGKIALKFDKDILDTIAKDYEIVVVTGTNGKTLTTALTVGILRETFGEIVTNPSGANMITGITSTFLTAKKAKSGKKIAVLEIDEASLPKITEYITPSLFVFTNIFRDQMDRYGEIYTTYQMILDGAAKAPTATILANGDSPLFNSTNVVNPVKYYGFDTEKHTPELAHYNTEGILCPQCQQILKYKLNTYANLGDYVCENCGFHRPKLDYALTELTKITNTTSEFVIDGQDYKINVGGLYNIYNALAAVSVAEFFEVAPEKIKAGFDKSRAVFGRQETFKIGDKSCTLVLIKNPVGASQALDMIKLAPYPFTLSVLLNANYADGIDTSWIWDANFEAVLDMDIPQAFAGGVRHSEIARRLRVTGYDENNITEAESLEEIMALIESQTTEHAYILATYTAMLQFREILASRHAVGKEMN; translated from the coding sequence ATGAAAGTAAACACACTTATGGGAATCACGGCTGGGAAGTCAGCTCACTTTGTCCTTTCAAAAATGGGACGTGGCTCAACCTTGCCTGGAAAAATCGCCCTCAAATTCGACAAAGATATTTTAGACACTATCGCTAAAGATTATGAAATCGTTGTGGTAACAGGAACAAACGGTAAAACTTTGACCACTGCTCTTACAGTTGGGATTTTACGTGAAACTTTTGGTGAAATCGTCACAAATCCAAGCGGTGCCAATATGATTACTGGGATTACTTCAACTTTCTTGACAGCCAAAAAAGCCAAATCTGGTAAAAAAATTGCCGTGCTTGAAATCGACGAAGCTAGTCTGCCAAAAATCACAGAATACATCACACCAAGTCTCTTTGTATTCACCAATATTTTCCGTGACCAAATGGACCGTTACGGTGAAATTTATACCACTTACCAAATGATTTTAGACGGTGCTGCCAAAGCTCCAACAGCAACAATCTTAGCCAACGGAGACAGCCCACTTTTCAATTCTACAAACGTGGTAAATCCTGTTAAATATTATGGCTTTGATACTGAAAAACACACTCCAGAACTCGCACACTATAATACCGAAGGCATTTTGTGCCCACAATGTCAGCAAATTCTAAAATACAAATTGAACACCTATGCAAACCTTGGTGATTATGTCTGTGAAAATTGTGGTTTCCACCGTCCAAAACTCGATTATGCCTTGACAGAATTGACGAAAATCACCAATACAACTTCTGAATTTGTCATTGACGGTCAAGATTACAAAATCAACGTCGGTGGCCTCTATAACATTTATAACGCTCTTGCTGCGGTGTCTGTTGCTGAATTTTTCGAAGTTGCTCCTGAAAAAATTAAAGCTGGTTTTGATAAGAGTCGCGCCGTCTTTGGACGCCAAGAAACCTTTAAAATCGGTGATAAATCTTGTACCTTGGTTCTCATTAAAAACCCAGTTGGCGCTAGTCAAGCACTTGATATGATAAAATTAGCCCCTTATCCATTTACACTTTCTGTCCTACTCAATGCCAATTACGCTGACGGAATTGATACCAGTTGGATTTGGGATGCTAACTTCGAGGCTGTTTTAGATATGGATATTCCTCAAGCATTTGCAGGCGGTGTTCGTCATTCTGAAATTGCTCGTCGTTTGCGTGTGACAGGCTACGATGAAAACAACATCACCGAAGCCGAAAGTCTCGAGGAGATTATGGCATTAATTGAATCACAAACAACTGAGCACGCCTATATCCTTGCAACTTATACCGCTATGTTGCAATTCCGAGAAATTCTAGCTAGTCGCCATGCCGTTGGAAAGGAGATGAATTAA
- the gatD gene encoding lipid II isoglutaminyl synthase subunit GatD, whose protein sequence is MTYTSLQSPNTKDYNYELNVAHLYGNLMNTYGDNGNILMMKYVGEKLGAKMTFDIVSLGDTFDADYYDMVFFGGGQDYEQTIVAKDLPSKKEAIADFINKDKVILAICGGFQLLGQYYVQANGEKINGIGVMGHYTLNQENNRFIGDIKIHNDEFNETYYGFENHQGRTFLSDDEKPLGICVYGNGNNKEDGTEGVHYKNVYGSYFHGPILSRNANLAYRLVTTALKNKYGSSITLPSYDDILSKEVAEEYADTKSKAEFEK, encoded by the coding sequence ATGACTTACACTTCGCTACAATCTCCTAACACAAAAGATTACAACTATGAGTTAAACGTTGCCCACCTTTACGGCAATCTGATGAATACCTACGGTGACAATGGTAATATCCTCATGATGAAATATGTCGGTGAAAAGCTTGGAGCTAAAATGACCTTTGACATTGTTTCATTAGGAGATACCTTTGACGCTGATTACTACGATATGGTTTTCTTTGGTGGTGGTCAAGACTATGAACAAACTATTGTCGCCAAAGACCTTCCAAGTAAGAAAGAAGCCATTGCTGACTTCATCAACAAAGACAAAGTCATTCTAGCTATCTGTGGTGGTTTCCAACTCCTTGGTCAATACTATGTTCAAGCCAATGGTGAAAAAATCAATGGTATTGGTGTTATGGGACATTACACCCTCAACCAAGAAAATAATCGTTTCATCGGAGATATCAAAATTCATAACGATGAATTTAACGAAACTTACTATGGTTTTGAAAATCACCAAGGTCGAACATTCTTGTCTGATGACGAAAAACCACTTGGTATCTGCGTTTACGGAAATGGTAACAACAAAGAGGACGGCACTGAAGGTGTTCATTATAAAAATGTCTATGGCAGCTACTTCCACGGACCTATCCTCTCACGTAATGCCAACCTTGCTTACCGCCTAGTGACAACAGCTCTAAAAAATAAATACGGTTCTAGTATTACACTACCAAGTTACGATGACATTCTTTCAAAAGAAGTTGCCGAAGAGTATGCCGATACTAAAAGTAAAGCCGAATTTGAAAAATAA
- a CDS encoding YueI family protein, with the protein MSDLESKVLHAAAGENRLNPDEQRRYFGTFAERVVLSIPLDDSRLEDTKERFEDILKHLASDYDTLFVKISPKLAVADQCYYMKIAQNLEIQATIVDEKNAHSPYGIIVHSNQAENVDNPLLAVRFPQAHDKPKEAPKKGFWSKLFNKD; encoded by the coding sequence ATGAGTGATTTAGAAAGTAAAGTTTTACATGCTGCTGCAGGGGAAAATCGACTTAATCCTGATGAACAACGACGCTATTTTGGAACATTTGCCGAACGTGTGGTCTTGTCAATACCGCTTGATGACAGTCGTTTGGAAGATACTAAAGAACGTTTCGAGGATATTTTAAAACATCTAGCGAGTGATTATGACACGCTATTTGTCAAAATTTCGCCAAAATTAGCGGTTGCCGACCAATGTTACTATATGAAAATAGCGCAAAATCTTGAAATTCAAGCAACAATCGTTGATGAAAAAAATGCGCATTCACCTTATGGGATTATCGTTCATTCGAATCAAGCTGAAAATGTTGATAATCCACTGTTAGCAGTGCGTTTTCCACAAGCACATGACAAACCAAAAGAAGCCCCTAAAAAGGGCTTCTGGTCAAAATTATTCAATAAAGATTAA
- the eno gene encoding surface-displayed alpha-enolase yields the protein MSIITDVYAREVLDSRGNPTLEVEVYTESGAFGRGMVPSGASTGEHEAVELRDGDKSRYNGLGTQKAVDNVNNIIAEAIIGFDVRDQQAIDRAMIALDGTPNKGKLGANAILGVSIAVARAAADYLEVPLYSYLGGFNTKVLPTPMMNIINGGSHSDAPIAFQEFMIVPAGAPTFKEALRWGAEIFHTLKKILKERGLETAVGDEGGFAPKFDGTEDAVETIIKAIETAGYKPGEDVFLGFDCASSEFYDNGIYDYTKFEGEGGAKRTASEQIDYIEELVNKYPIITIEDAMDENDWDGWKELTKRLGKRVQLVGDDFFVTNTSYLERGIKEEAANSILIKVNQIGTLTETFEAIEMAKEAGYTAVVSHRSGETEDSTIADIAVATNAGQIKTGSLSRTDRIAKYNQLLRIEDQLGEVAEYRGLKSFYNLKK from the coding sequence ATGTCAATTATTACTGATGTTTACGCTCGCGAAGTCCTTGACTCACGCGGTAACCCAACACTTGAAGTAGAAGTTTACACTGAATCAGGTGCATTCGGACGTGGTATGGTTCCTTCTGGAGCTTCTACTGGTGAACACGAAGCAGTTGAACTTCGTGACGGAGACAAATCTCGTTACAACGGTCTTGGTACTCAAAAAGCTGTTGACAACGTTAACAACATCATCGCTGAAGCAATCATCGGTTTCGATGTTCGTGACCAACAAGCTATCGACCGTGCAATGATCGCTCTTGATGGTACTCCAAACAAAGGTAAACTCGGTGCAAATGCTATCCTTGGTGTTTCTATTGCCGTAGCTCGTGCAGCAGCAGACTACCTTGAAGTTCCACTTTACAGCTACCTTGGTGGTTTCAACACTAAAGTTCTTCCAACTCCAATGATGAACATCATCAACGGTGGTTCTCACTCAGACGCTCCAATCGCTTTCCAAGAATTCATGATCGTACCTGCTGGTGCACCTACATTCAAAGAAGCTCTTCGTTGGGGTGCTGAAATCTTCCACACTCTTAAGAAAATCCTTAAAGAACGTGGTCTTGAAACAGCTGTTGGTGACGAAGGTGGATTTGCTCCTAAATTTGACGGAACTGAAGATGCCGTAGAAACAATCATCAAAGCTATCGAAACTGCTGGTTACAAACCAGGTGAAGATGTATTCCTTGGATTTGACTGTGCTTCATCAGAATTCTACGATAACGGAATCTATGACTACACTAAATTCGAAGGTGAAGGCGGAGCTAAACGTACTGCTTCAGAACAAATCGATTACATCGAAGAATTGGTTAACAAATACCCAATCATCACAATCGAAGATGCAATGGACGAAAACGACTGGGACGGATGGAAAGAACTTACTAAACGTCTTGGTAAACGTGTTCAATTGGTCGGTGATGACTTCTTCGTAACTAACACTTCATACCTTGAACGTGGTATCAAAGAAGAAGCTGCTAACTCAATCCTTATCAAAGTTAACCAAATCGGTACTTTGACTGAAACATTCGAAGCTATCGAAATGGCTAAAGAAGCTGGTTACACTGCCGTTGTATCACACCGTTCAGGTGAAACTGAAGATTCAACAATCGCTGACATCGCAGTTGCAACTAACGCTGGTCAAATTAAAACTGGTTCACTTTCACGTACTGACCGTATCGCTAAATACAACCAATTGCTTCGTATCGAAGACCAACTTGGTGAAGTAGCTGAATACCGTGGATTGAAATCATTCTACAACCTTAAAAAATAA